A region from the Arachis ipaensis cultivar K30076 chromosome B01, Araip1.1, whole genome shotgun sequence genome encodes:
- the LOC107633949 gene encoding LOW QUALITY PROTEIN: formin-like protein 20 (The sequence of the model RefSeq protein was modified relative to this genomic sequence to represent the inferred CDS: deleted 2 bases in 1 codon) produces the protein MALFRRFFYRKPPDRLLEISERVYVFDYCFSTDVLEEDEYRVYMGGIVAQLQDHFPDASFMVFNFREGDRRSQISDIFAQYDMTVMEYPRQYEGCPLLPLEMIHHFLRSGESWLSLEGQQNVLLMHCERGGWPVLAFMLAGLLLYRKQYTGEQKTLEMVYKQAPRELLHLLSPLNPQPSQLRYLQYISRRHLGSEWPPSETPLYLDCLILRVLPLFDDGKGCRPVVRVYGQDPSNPANRSSKLLFSTSKSKKHVRHYLQAECIFVKIDIRCRVQGDVVLECIHLSEDFTREEMMFRVMFHTAFVRSNILLLSRDEIDILWDAKDQFSRDFKAEVLFLDADAVLPDLTTVAANDDANETESASTESASPEEFYEVEEIFSNVIDGQEGKGEYDSHAINDSAVFDGNHKEVWKGELDSHGFQDCTPDDGLQKRLDEMDSGINEVKDISVDDVKYKLDESMDSDPHAVKDIAVDDGKIKSTAAIFSDMKTMEIDVDVNQEMVIQNKYDEDNKAIERDLESKAGQQIADIARQKSGKLVPLAPKKQPPSNSKPMGDSITTKQKTKQQETQGFQSKQAKPTAVTQWIPSNKGSYTNSMHVYYPYRNNSAPAALTNYTAPKDKMEDTKVKSSSASAASTDTRIELKSRKVAPTKSSGNTVVGLDANRPQSLPSVKETSFELVTEADQQSSEKELRPPPPPPPPPPPPPPPRRNFSSHVFEPLSFQDDVSSQASQSPLVSSTSLGGNVSTAQAPPPPPPPPPPFSRSISKQKVGINLQPATSPPPAPPPTPPPPPFFGQNKGSLQPSASSWKSLYSSISTAADSSSSEVFEVVGLAPPPPPPMPPSSYDVFHSPPPPPPPPFSRAPPPPPPPPFSRAPPPPPPPPFSRAPPPPPPPPSSGDPTPSPPPLLTRAPSPPPLPPLRGGPPAPPPPPMSRAPAPPPPPIRGAPPPAPPPPMRGAPPPPPPPGGRGAPAPPPLGSRGPPPPPLPGASGAPPPPRPPGGAPPPPPLGSKGSNVGADPRGRGRGYVRPAGAGAVAPRRSSLKPLHWSKVTRALQGSLWEELQRFGEPQIAPEFDVSELEKLFSANVPKPSDSSGKSGGRRKSVGSKTDKVHLIDLRRANNTEIMLTKVKMPLPDMMAAVLAMDESVLDVDQVENLIKFCPTKEEMELLKGYTGDKENLGKCEQYFLELMKVPRVESKLRVFSFKIQFLSQVTEFKKSLNAVNSACEEVRKSVKLKEIMKKILFLGNTLNQGTARGSAIGFKLDSLLKLTDTRASNNKMTLMHYLCKVLADRSPGLLDFHLDLVSLEAATKIQLKSLAEEMQAIIKGLEKVKQELAASANDGPVSEVFCKTLKEFISVAESEVASLTSLYSVVGRNADALALYFGEDPARCPFEQVTTTLLNFIRLFRKAHEENCKQAELEKKRAEKEAEMEKAKGVNLTRKSAKDS, from the exons ATGGCGCTGTTCAGAAGGTTCTTCTACCGGAAGCCGCCGGATCGGCTTCTAGAGATCTCCGAGAGAGTTTATG TTTTTGACTATTGCTTCTCTACGGATGTCTTGGAAGAAGATGAGTATAGAGTTTATATGGGGGGGATTGTGGCGCAGCTACAGGATCACTTTCCAGATGCTTCTTTCATGGTGTTCAACTTCCGAGAAGGGGATAGACGCAGCCAAATCTCAGATATATTTGCTCAGTATGACATGACGGTTATGGAGTACCCTCGGCAATACGAGGGTTGCCCCCTTCTGCCATTGGAGATGATCCATCACTTCCTTCGATCAGGTGAAAGCTGGTTGTCTTTGGAGGGGCAACAAAATGTGCTTTTGATGCACTGTGAAAGAGGAGGTTGGCCCGTGCTGGCATTTATGTTAGCAGGTCTTTTATTATACCGTAAACAGTACACTGGGGAGCAGAAAACTCTTGAGATGGTGTACAAGCAAGCTCCGAGAGAACTCCTACACCTTTTATCTCCCTTGAACCCACAACCTTCACAGTTGAGATATCTTCAGTATATTTCAAGGAGACATTTGGGTTCTGAGTGGCCCCCTTCTGAAACACCCTTGTATTTGGATTGTCTGATTCTTAGGGTCCTTCCGTTatttgatgatggaaaaggttgcAGGCCTGTGGTACGTGTGTATGGTCAAGACCCTTCAAATCCTGCTAATAGAAGTTCGAAGCTTCTTTTTTCAACTTCGAAATCCAAAAAGCATGTTCGCCACTACCTGCAG GCAGAgtgtatttttgtgaaaatcgATATCCGTTGTCGTGTTCAAGGGGATGTTGTTCTTGAGTGCATACATTTGAGTGAAGATTTCACTCGTGAGGAGATGATGTTTAGAGTCATGTTCCATACTGCATTTGTGCGGTCAAATATATTGTTGCTGAGCCGTGATGAAATTGATATATTGTGGGATGCAAAAGATcaattttctagggatttcaaaGCAGAG GTGCTTTTCTTGGATGCTGATGCTGTTCTACCTGATCTAACCACAGTCGCAGCGAATGATGATGCAAATGAAACTGAAAGTGCCTCCACTGAAAGTGCTTCACCTGAGGAGTTTTATGAAGTGGAAGAGATTTTTAGCAATGTAATTGATGGACAGGAAGGTAAAGGTGAGTATGATTCTCATGCTATTAATGACAGTGCTGTCTTTGATGGAAATCATAAAGAGGTTTGGAAGGGGGAGTTGGATTCTCACGGCTTTCAGGATTGTACGCCAGATGATGGGCTTCAAAAACGGCTCGATGAGATGGATTCTGGTATTAATGAAGTGAAAGACATCTCTGTTGATGATGTGAAATACAAGCTTGATGAGAGCATGGATTCAGATCCTCATGCAGTGAAGGACATTGCTGTGGATGATGGAAAAATTAAGTCAACCGCTGCAATATTTTCAGACATGAAAACAATGGAAATCGATGTGGATGTGAACCAGGAAATGGTAATCCAAAACAAATATGATGAAGataacaaagctatagaaagggACTTAGAATCCAAGGCAGGGCAGCAGATAGCTGATATTGCAAGACAAAAATCAGGTAAACTTGTTCCATTGGCTCCGAAGAAACAACCTCCATCAAACTCAAAGCCAATGGGAGATTCAATTACAACAAAGCAAAAGACTAAACAGCAAGAAACCCAAGGTTTTCAGTCAAAACAAGCTAAGCCTACTGCAGTAACTCAATGGATTCCTTCTAACAAGGGTTCTTACACAAACTCAATGCATGTATATTATCCATATAGGAACAATAGTGCACCTGCAGCACTTACAAATTATACAGCTCCAAAGGATAAAATGGAAGATACCAAAGTGAAGTCTTCATCTGCGTCTGCTGCTTCTACTGACACGAGAATTGAACTGAAAAGTCGCAAGGTGGCCCCTACAAAATCTTCAGGCAACACAGTAGTAGGATTGGATGCTAACCGCCCTCAATCATTACCATCTGTTAAAGAAACATCTTTTGAGTTAGTTACAGAAGCAGATCAACAGAGCTCAGAGAAAGAGCTACGGCCTCCACCAccgcctcctcctcctcctccacctcCACCACCTCCGCGAAGAAACTTTTCTTCACATGTTTTTGAACCCTTATCGTTTCAGGATGATGTATCAAGTCAAGCATCTCAATCTCCACTGGTATCCTCAACCTCTTTGGGTGGAAATGTGTCTACTGCACAAGCCCCgccacctccaccaccaccaccgccgcCATTTTCAAGATCAATTAGTAAACAAAAAGTAGGGATAAATTTACAACCTGCAACTTCTCCTCCTCCCGCTCCACCCCCAACTCCACCACCACCCCCATTTTTTGGGCAAAACAAGGGGAGCTTACAACCTTCTGCATCCTCTTGGAAGTCTCTGTATTCCTCAATTTCCACTGCTGCGGACTCTAGTAGTTCTGAGGTATTTGAAGTAGTGGGTCTtgcacctcctcctcctccaccaaTGCCTCCTTCAAGCTATGATGTTT TCCATTCTCCACCGCCACCACCGCCACCTCCTTTTAGTAGAGCTCCACCGCCACCACCGCCACCTCCTTTTAGTAGAGCTCCACCGCCACCACCGCCACCTCCTTTTAGTAGAGCTCCACCTCCCCCACCGCCACCTCCTTCTAGTGGAGATCCGACTCCCTCGCCACCACCACTTTTGACTAGAGCTCCATCTCCTCCACCACTTCCTCCATTACGTGGAGGCCCACCTGCACCTCCACCTCCTCCAATGTCTAGAGCCCCAGCTCCTCCACCTCCCCCTATTCGTGGAGCACCACCTCctgctcctcctcctcctatGCGGGGAGCACcccctcctccaccaccacctggGGGTCGAGGTGCACCTGCTCCGCCACCTCTTGGTAGTCGAGGCCCTCCTCCTCCACCTCTTCCTGGTGCTTCCGGTGCTCCTCCTCCACCTAGACCTCCTGGTGGCGCACCACCACCTCCACCCTTGGGTTCAAAAGGTTCAAATGTTGGAGCTGATCCAAGAGGAAGAGGGCGTGGATACGTGCGCCCTGCAGGAGCAGGTGCGGTTGCACCTCGACGGTCCTCCTTAAAGCCATTGCACTGGAGTAAGGTTACAAGGGCATTGCAAGGAAGTTTATGGGAAGAATTACAAAGATTTGGAGAACCTCAAAT TGCACCAGAGTTTGATGTTTCAGAGCTAGAGAAGCTTTTCTCTGCAAATGTTCCAAAACCTTCTGATTCAAGTGGTAAATCTGGAGGGCGGCGCAAATCTGTTGGATCTAAAACTGACAAAGTCCACTTG ATTGACCTAAGGAGGGCTAACAATACTGAAATTATGCTCACTAAGGTTAAGATGCCACTTCCTGATATGATG GCTGCTGTGCTGGCTATGGATGAATCAGTATTAGATGTAGATCAGGTGGAAAATCTCATTAAGTTTTGTCCTACCAAAGAAGAGATGGAACTTTTGAAG GGATACACTGGTGACAAAGAGAATTTGGGAAAATGCGAACAG TATTTTTTAGAGCTGATGAAGGTGCCACGAGTAGAGTCAAAGTTAAGAGTATTCTCTTTCAAGATTCAATTTCTGTCTCAG GTTACAGAATTTAAGAAGAGTTTAAACGCTGTGAACTCTGCTTGTGAAGAG GTCCGAAAGTCTGTCAAGCTGAAGGAGATCATGAAGAAAATTCTTTTTTTGGGTAATACACTAAATCAAGGAACAGCTAGGG gATCCGCAATTGGATTCAAG TTGGATAGTCTTTTAAAGCTTACTGACACTCGTGCTTCTAACAATAAGATGACACTGATGCACTATCTTTGCAAG GTTCTAGCTGATAGGTCGCCTGGACTGCTTGACTTCCACTTAGACCTTGTAAGCCTGGAAGCTGCGACTAAG ATACAATTGAAGTCCTTAGCAGAAGAGATGCAGGCAATCATCAAGGGACTAGAAAAGGTTAAACAGGAGCTTGCTGCATCTGCAAATGATGGACCTGTGTCCGAAGTTTTCTGTAAg ACATTGAAAGAATTCATATCTGTTGCTGAGTCAGAGGTAGCATCTCTGACAAGCCTGTATTCCGTGGTG GGTAGAAATGCAGATGCACTCGCACTATATTTTGGCGAGGATCCTGCTCGTTGTCCATTTGAACAAG TCACCACAACTCTCTTAAATTTTATAAGGTTATTTCGGAAAGCGCACGAAGAGAATTGCAAGCAGGCAGAGTTAGAGAAGAAAAGAGCCGAGAAAGAGGCCGAAATGGAGAAGGCTAAGGGCGTTAACTTGACAAGGAAGAGTGCAAAAGATAGTTGA
- the LOC107633940 gene encoding uncharacterized protein LOC107633940: MEDSSKILRRSIHCFLQNYHYFTSTVVFLVLPFSVSLLLSQALVPSPSSLLPQVYNRLKNLFDAAGFPPSELFTILNLKVSQTITSSIFTLPFTLTFLLIAKASIIITLNQHKRTLLPPSFGSIFSLYKPLLQTYICNCFLILSANATAFGLLFLAFSCVEGLGYSSQSLLLFLSTSGAVLFSVILANALVICNMALALSGMEGHGGYLAILKACVMIREKTSMALFLALPVNVALAAIEALFQFRIVRTYHIAGKAGPYVALEGIFIAYLYSIFVIIDTIVSCMFYKSFKTGSSVDQEFKNLLIEFQEEDNYGFIKNKNFEELP, encoded by the coding sequence ATGGAAGATTCAAGCAAGATACTAAGAAGATCTATTCATTGTTTTCTTCAAAACTATCACTATTTTACCTCAACagtagtttttcttgttcttcctTTCTCAGTTTCATTGCTTCTCTCACAGGCTTTGGTTCCTTCACCTTCATCACTCTTGCCTCAAGTATACAATCGCCTGAAGAATCTCTTTGATGCTGCAGGGTTTCCTCCTTCAGAATTGTTTACCATTCTTAACCTTAAAGTTTCTCAAACAATCACTTCATCAATatttacccttccttttaccctCACCTTTCTCCTCATAGCAAAAGCTTCTATAATCATAACTCTAAACCAACACAAAAGAACTCTGCTTCCACCTTCTTTCGGTTCCATATTTTCCCTTTACAAGCCACTCCTCCAAACCTATATATGCAACTGCTTCTTGATCCTCTCGGCAAATGCAACCGCCTTTGGTCTCTTGTTCTTGGCATTCAGCTGTGTGGAAGGGCTCGGCTACTCTTCGCAGAGTTTGCTCCTCTTTTTGTCAACATCTGGGGCTGTTCTGTTTTCTGTGATACTTGCAAATGCACTTGTCATATGCAATATGGCACTCGCTCTGTCCGGTATGGAAGGACATGGAGGGTACCTGGCAATCCTTAAGGCTTGTGTTATGATAAGAGAAAAGACATCAATGGCTTTGTTCCTGGCACTTCCAGTAAATGTGGCCCTGGCTGCCATCGAGGCCTTGTTCCAATTTCGCATTGTAAGGACTTATCATATAGCCGGAAAGGCAGGGCCTTATGTGGCCTTGGAGGGGATTTTCATTGCTTACTTATATTCAATCTTTGTTATCATTGACACCATTGTGAGCTGCATGTTCTACAAAAGCTTCAAGACCGGATCGAGTGTGGATCAAGAATTCAAGAACTTGTTGATTGAATTTCAAGAAGAGGACAATTATGGTTTCATAAAGAACAAGAATTTTGAAGAACTACCTTGA